From the Lathyrus oleraceus cultivar Zhongwan6 chromosome 4, CAAS_Psat_ZW6_1.0, whole genome shotgun sequence genome, one window contains:
- the LOC127076153 gene encoding protein CURVATURE THYLAKOID 1B, chloroplastic, whose translation MALISSSSLTITSSSNLFDCKASSPQCMRLTTLPSSLPLLSQNHAVKTNSHYRKIGRDVMVMATGDAQAEVDSTELPEFVKSIQETWDKVDDKYAVSTLIVASVIALWSSTGLISAIDKLPLIPGVLELIGIGYSGWFAYKNLVFKPEREELVQKVKETVNEIIGSK comes from the exons ATGGCCTTAatctcttcttcttctctcaCTATAACCTCTTCCTCTAACCTTTTTGATTGCAAAGCTTCTTCTCCACAATGTATGAGACTAACCACTCTTCCATCATCACTCCCTTTGTTGTCTCAGAATCATGCAGTGAAGACAAATTCTCATT ATCGAAAGATTGGTCGTGATGTTATGGTTATGGCCACTGGAGATGCACAAGCAGAAGTTGACTCAACTGAACTACCTGAGTTTGTTAAGTCCATTCAAGAAACT TGGGACAAAGTGGATGATAAATATGCAGTGAGTACATTGATTGTAGCTAGTGTGATTGCACTATGGAGTTCAACTGGTTTGATTTCA GCAATAGATAAGCTTCCCTTGATTCCTGGAGTTCTTGAATTAATAGGCATTGGCTATTCCGGG TGGTTTGCATACAAGAACCTAGTTTTCAAACCAGAAAG GGAAGAACTTGTACAGAAAGTAAAGGAAACAGTTAATGAAATAATTGGAAGCAAATAA